Proteins from a single region of Amycolatopsis sp. CA-230715:
- a CDS encoding RNA polymerase sigma factor, producing MPSTDFEDLLRRSAPQVLGALVRRYGHFDTAEDAVQEALLAAATQWPSEGLPANPLGWLITVASRRLTDLLRSQQARERREDAVARQVPGGDLLAPAADRQESDGDDTLIVLFLCCHPSLTPASQIALTLRAVGGLGTTEIARAFLVPEQTMTRRITRAKQRIKDSGLPFRMPSAPDRADRLAAVLHVLYLIFTEGYASTSGPDLRRPELSVEAIRLTRMLRALLPQDGEVTGLLALMLLTDARRLARTGDDGELVPMAEQDRNRWDADQIAEGVALISEVLPRGEAGPYQLQAAIAAVHDEAASAAETDWAQITALYKVLLRMADNPVVSLNHAVAVAMSEGPSAGLELLERIERDGALTDHRPLAVRAHLMEMSGKPDAAREAYLAAAERALSLPQRRYLFGKAARLT from the coding sequence GTGCCCAGCACCGATTTCGAGGACCTGCTGCGCCGGTCGGCGCCGCAGGTCCTCGGCGCGCTGGTCCGGCGGTACGGGCACTTCGACACCGCGGAGGACGCGGTGCAGGAAGCGCTGCTGGCCGCCGCGACGCAGTGGCCGTCCGAGGGGCTGCCCGCCAACCCGCTCGGCTGGCTGATCACGGTCGCGTCCCGCAGGCTGACGGATCTGCTGCGCAGCCAGCAGGCGCGCGAACGGCGGGAGGACGCGGTCGCCCGGCAGGTGCCCGGCGGCGATCTCCTGGCGCCCGCCGCCGACCGGCAGGAGTCCGACGGCGACGACACGCTGATCGTGCTGTTCCTGTGCTGCCACCCGTCGCTCACCCCCGCCTCGCAGATCGCGCTGACGCTGCGCGCGGTCGGCGGGCTCGGCACCACCGAGATCGCGAGGGCGTTCCTCGTCCCCGAGCAGACCATGACCAGGCGGATCACCAGGGCGAAGCAACGGATCAAGGACAGCGGCCTGCCGTTCCGGATGCCGTCGGCACCCGATCGCGCCGATCGGCTCGCCGCCGTGCTGCACGTGCTCTACCTGATCTTCACCGAGGGGTACGCCAGCACCTCCGGACCGGATCTGCGCCGGCCCGAGCTGTCCGTCGAAGCGATCCGGCTGACCAGGATGCTGCGCGCGCTGCTGCCGCAGGACGGTGAGGTCACCGGGCTGCTCGCGCTCATGTTGCTCACCGACGCGCGGCGGCTCGCGAGAACGGGTGACGACGGCGAGCTGGTGCCGATGGCCGAACAGGACCGGAACCGGTGGGACGCGGACCAGATCGCCGAAGGCGTCGCGCTCATCAGCGAAGTGCTCCCGCGCGGCGAGGCGGGGCCGTACCAGTTGCAGGCCGCGATCGCGGCGGTGCACGACGAGGCCGCGAGCGCGGCGGAAACCGACTGGGCGCAGATCACCGCGCTCTACAAAGTGCTGCTGCGGATGGCGGACAACCCGGTCGTGTCGCTGAACCACGCGGTCGCGGTGGCGATGTCGGAAGGCCCTTCGGCAGGCCTCGAACTGCTCGAACGCATCGAACGCGACGGCGCGCTCACCGACCACCGCCCGCTGGCGGTCCGCGCGCACCTGATGGAGATGTCCGGCAAGCCGGACGCGGCGCGCGAGGCCTACCTCGCGGCGGCCGAACGCGCGCTCAGCCTTCCGCAACGCCGGTACCTCTTCGGCAAGGCGGCGCGCCTCACGTAG
- a CDS encoding YciI family protein, whose amino-acid sequence MKYMIMLYGSQQDYDVQAGKQNDKPSWSAEDIRKMVEHMTSINKDLAESGELVDAQGLAAPALTRRVQFKDGAPVVTDGPYAETTEVIAGFWIVDVSGIDRATEIAARVTLCPGPGGTIGEPSPVDIRPIGEAPSPDDV is encoded by the coding sequence ATGAAGTACATGATCATGCTCTACGGCTCGCAGCAGGACTACGACGTCCAGGCTGGCAAGCAGAACGACAAGCCCTCCTGGTCCGCGGAGGACATCCGCAAAATGGTCGAGCACATGACCTCGATCAACAAGGACCTCGCCGAATCGGGCGAACTCGTCGACGCGCAGGGCCTCGCGGCGCCCGCGCTCACCAGGCGGGTGCAGTTCAAGGACGGCGCGCCGGTGGTCACCGACGGGCCGTACGCGGAGACCACCGAGGTGATCGCCGGGTTCTGGATCGTGGACGTGTCGGGCATCGACCGCGCCACCGAGATCGCCGCGCGCGTCACGCTGTGCCCCGGCCCCGGCGGCACCATCGGCGAGCCCAGCCCGGTCGACATCCGACCGATCGGCGAGGCCCCGTCGCCGGACGACGTCTGA